Within the Bacillota bacterium genome, the region ACTCTACAGTGCGTATGCGGACAATCAGCCAACAGCTCAATCGTCTTTCTTCCCTGTTCAGTTGGTGAATAAACACATTTCTTGGTGTCATCCCCAGTATCTCTTGCAATTAAGCCATCGGCTTCCAATGACTCCATGACCTGAACATACTCATCCTTGGGACGGGCAGTAAGTCTAGCAAGCTCAATCAGAGTAATTTCACCAAATTTAACTGCAATCCACAAAGCTTTAAGTTCCATCAGTGATACACCTAGGCGTACAGCCTGCTTAGCCAGGCAGTGATCTACTTCATTTTTAACCAAGTACGACGCAAATGATAATTCAAATAAATCTGCCGGATAGACCACCCTTATCCCTCCCTTCAGACTGCAAAAGCTGTCTACTGTTTCAACACCTCATCAATCAGCGTCAAGGATTTCGTCATCTTGGATACATAATCCTCACCTTCGAGTTTTGAAACTAACTTCAGCAGCAGATCAAACAGTGTTTTCTGTTCACCATCAGGTAAACTTCGAAAAGCCGTTAGAAAAACAGAGTGGAGACGGTGAGCCCCGCCCAAACTCTTCCGGATTTTATGCCCTTCTTCACTTAGTTCGAAAGTGAAAGACCGGCGATCACTTCCTGCCTTCCGAATAATTAAGCCGTTTTCTTCAAGGGAATAGATGCACTTGGAGATCGTGCCTTTATCTCGCTGCAGCCGGGAGGCAACATCAGAAACTGTGCTGGAATCAGACAGCCATACAGCCCACAGCACCATTTCTTCTGTAACTGTTAATCCCTGATCAGCTGCCGCTTTTGTCCAAGACTCGTATATGCTGTCCCACAATAACCGCAGACAGAAAACTACAGTAAGATACCGAGTTTCCTTTGAGTCATCCATCCTTCAGCCTCCAATAAAAAGCCACTTTTTGGCATAATTCAATCTTCGACACAAGCCGCATTTATCCTGTTAGCCACTGAATTTTGAATTATTAAACCCCGACAGATTGATTGCGCCGGGGTTTTACCAAAACTAACTCCTTCTTAATGCTTTTACTACCGCTTCTGCATAATCTCCCCAGTTCCCTAACGCATAATCCTGATGACGATACAAGGGAATTAACTTCCTTTCAAGCAGATTCTGGTTTGGTTCAATAAAGGTGCAGTTGCGGTAATAATCCACGTTGCGTGTGCGCCAAGTGTGGACATCAGGTGCTAACGCCTTCAGAATAATCTCAGCTGTTACCAAAACTGGCGTATCTACTGAAAGCTGAGGATGCGAATCTAACTCCTCTTTTAGGTAAGGTATCCAGTGGGAAGCGGCTCGCAGCCAAGTCCTTGGGGGAAGTTTACTAGTTTCACGGACGAAATAGTTGCGGCAGACATTTTGCACAAATATTTCATCTAATTCAAGTCCAATTACATCTAAATTGGCTTTGATCAGGCTAAAGTACTGAGAATTATGGTCTTCCAAACCAAATGCATATGCAAATCTTTGATCAGATCGATTGCTGGGATCCGCGCCTAACACAATCGCTCTTATCTTCCCGGACCCGCAATATGCTTTAGGCCATTTATCTTCATCAAGATACAAATCTGCAAATTCAGCTTTGAGGATCTGCTTCAGCTCATTGTAAGGCATTAATTTACCTCCGAATCTATTCCATGTTTCAATGATTGCTACAATCCATTTTCATAGCTGTAACTACTTCTCGACTCAAGCGGAAACCCCTCTCTTTTTAGTCAAGGGCGGCTCGTAAATTGGCGGCAAAATCGGCAAGCTGCGCGGCAGCCTCTGCCGTGGTTCCAGCCTTTTCGATCATCTCCACTAAGACACTGCCGAAGATCACTCCATCCACCAGA harbors:
- a CDS encoding winged helix DNA-binding protein, whose product is MDDSKETRYLTVVFCLRLLWDSIYESWTKAAADQGLTVTEEMVLWAVWLSDSSTVSDVASRLQRDKGTISKCIYSLEENGLIIRKAGSDRRSFTFELSEEGHKIRKSLGGAHRLHSVFLTAFRSLPDGEQKTLFDLLLKLVSKLEGEDYVSKMTKSLTLIDEVLKQ